One region of Oryza sativa Japonica Group chromosome 10, ASM3414082v1 genomic DNA includes:
- the LOC4348231 gene encoding long chain base biosynthesis protein 1c encodes MMEMVLPVANATAAALARVSAVFNAPLARAVVFGIHIDGHLVVEGLLIAAILFQLSRKSYKPPKKPLTEREVDELCDDWQPEPLCPPIKEGARIDTPTLESAAGPHTTVDGKEVVNFASANYLGLIGNEKIIDSCVGSVEKYGVGSCGPRSFYGTIDVHLDCESKIANFLGTQDSILYSYGISTIFSVIPAFCKKGDIIVADEGVHWAVQNGLQLSRSTVVYFKHNDMASLASILEKLTHGNKHTEKIRRYIVVEAIYQNSGQIAPLDEIVRLKEKYRFRVILEESHSFGVLGKSGRGLAEHYGVPVEKIDIITAGMGNALATDGGFCTGSVRVVDHQRLSSSGYVFSASLPPYLASAAMSAVNHLEENPSVLANLRSNIALLHKELSDIPGLEIASNILSPIVFLKLKTPTGSAVADLELLEIIAEKVLMEDSVFIAATKRSSLDKCRLPVGIRLFVSAGHTESDIFKVSASLKRVAASVV; translated from the exons ATGATGGAAATGGTATTGCCAGTCGCGAATGCTACGGCTGCGGCACTTGCACGGGTTTCTGCTGTGTTCAATGCCCCACTTGCCCGTGCTGTTGTCTTTGGGATTCATATTGATG GACatttggttgtggaagggcttCTCATTGCTGCCATACTGTTTCAGCTCTCCAGGAAGAGCTACAAACCTCCAAAGAAGCCACTCACTGAGAGG GAGGTTGATGAGCTCTGTGATGACTGGCAACCGGAGCCTCTATGCCCACCCATCAAGGAAGGAGCACGGATCGACACGCCTACATTAGAAAG TGCTGCTGGACCTCATACaactgttgatggaaaagaagtTGTAAACTTTGCATCAGCAAACTACCTTGGTTTGATTGGCAATGAAAAGATAATT GATTCCTGTGTTGGCTCAGTGGAGAAATATGGTGTTGGATCATGTGGACCACGAAGCTTTTATGGAACTATTG ATGTGCACCTTGACTGCGAGAGTAAAATAGCAAATTTCCTGGGAACCCAAGATTCAATCTTGTACTCCTATGGGATATCAACCATCTTCAGTGTAATTCCTGCCTTTTGCAAGAAGGGAGATATCATTGTAGC TGATGAGGGTGTTCACTGGGCTGTGCAAAATGGTTTACAGCTTTCAAGAAGCACTGTTGTATATTTCAAGCATAATGACATGGCTTCACTTGCGAGCATTTTGGAAAAACTAACTCATGGAAACAAACATACAGAAAAGATTAGGCGCTATATTGTTGTGGAAGCTATTTACCAG AATTCTGGCCAAATTGCTCCCTTGGATGAGATAGTTCggttgaaggagaaataccGGTTTCGTGTTATATTGGAGGAGAGCCATTCTTTTGGTGTTCTTGGCAAGTCTGGACGTGGCCTTGCTGAACACTATGGAGTTCCT GTGGAAAAAATAGACATTATTACTGCTGGAATGGGAAATGCGTTAGCTACCGATGGTGGTTTTTGTACAGGAAGTGTCAGAGTTGTTGATCATCAG CGTCTAAGCAGCTCTGGTTATGTTTTTTCTGCCTCGTTGCCACCATACCTTGCTAGTGCAGCAATGTCTGCTGTGAACCACCTGGAGGAGAACCCATCAGTTCTCGCCAATCTAAGATCAAACATCGCCCTTCTGCATAAAG AGTTGTCAGATATACCCGGGCTCGAAATTGCTAGCAATATCTTGTCACCTATTGTCTTTCTCAAATTGAAGACACCAACCGGTTCTGCTGTTGCTGACCTGGAACTCCTTGAGATTATTGCAGAGAAG GTCTTGATGGAAGATTCAGTCTTCATTGCAGCAACAAAGAGGTCGAGTTTGGACAAGTGTCGGCTCCCGGTTGGAATCCGCTTATTCGTGTCAGCTGGTCACACTGAATCTGACATCTTCAAAGTATCTGCATCCCTGAAGAGGGTTGCAGCATCAGTTGTCTAG